ATCAGTTCGGTCGGCAAGCCTTCAGCTTGAGCCAGCGCAACGGCATTGCCGATGACCTCGGCCTTGCGCGGCTCGTCGCGAACCGCATCGCGGTTCGGCTTGATCCGGGCGGCGGCGCGCATATAGCCGAAGCGGCGCGCCAGCAGATTGATCAGTTCGGCGTCGAGCGCATCGACCCCAGCGCGGACATCGAGCATGGTCTGGCAATCTTCAGGGGCAAGCGGCTGTTCGGGCATGGCTGCGCCCCTACAAGCCGGTCCGATGGCTGTCGAGCTTGACTTCCACCGATTCAGCCGTCATGGGCGCCCCTTCGCAATTGGCCCTGCACTCCGGTGAAGCAGCGGCCGCATCCCGTAACTGGCGGGGTGGTGCGGTTCCGGACTAGTAGCGCGGGCACCCTGCCTGCCGCAGCAAATTGGAGTGAAGGCGCATGTCGAAGCGCAATTCGTCGAAGTACAAGCTCGATCGCCGCATGGGCGAGAACATCTGGGGCCGTCCCAAGAGCTCGGTCAACCGCCGCAGCTACGGCCCGGGCCAGCACGGCCAGCGCCGCAAGAGCAAGATCTCGGACTACGGCATCCAGCTCCGCGCCAAGCAGAAGCTCAAGGGCTACTACGGCGACGTCACCGAGAAGCAGTTCAAGGCGACCTACCAGGAAGCCGCCCGCATGAAGGGCGATACCGGCCAGAACCTGATCGGCCTGCTCGAGCAGCGCCTGGACATGGTCGTGTACCGTGCCAAGTTCGCGCCGACGATCTTCTCGGCCCGCCAGATCGTTTCGCACGGCCACATCCGCGTCAACGGCGTGAAGTGCAACATCGCCTCGCGCCGCGTGCGTCCGGGCGACATCGTCAGCCTGGGCAACAAGGCCAAGGAAATGGCGCTGATCGCCGAAGCCCTGACCCTGCCCGAGCGCGAAGTGCCCGACTATGTCGCTTCGGACGGCACCGACAAGATCACCTTCGTCCGCGTCCCGACGCTCGACGAAGTGCCCTATCCGGTCCGTATGGAACCGAACCTGGTCGTCGAGTTCTACTCGCGCTGATCGGATTTATCCGGAGCGAATGAAGGAAGGCGGCCGCTTTGGCCGCCTTTTTTCGTTGCGGCTTTCTTGCCGCACCGTGACATTTTTTTGCCGCGTCCCCAGAGGCGCGCTTCGTCGTAATTTTCGTCCCAAAAACAGCATTCCGCTGGGAACTCGGCGCGCGAATTCGCATTCTACGGGCGTATGTTCCGCTATCGCTTCATCACCCCCCATCGCCGCGGGAAATGGTATCCCGATCTCTCCACCGCCCAGCGCTTTGCGGCGCAGATCGGCGCCGGCTTCATGGAAAGCCGTACGGGCAAATTCTTCGCCTATCGCGGCACCAAGCTTGAAGTGGAGCCGGCCTGACCTTTTGGCCTGACGCCCTTTATTGGGCCGGGGTCGGAATGCCGCAGACGGTGCGCATCGCGCGCACCGCGGGAGTAGAGCCCGTCAGGTCAAAAGCAAAGATCTCCTGGTTGCGGCTGTTGACCACGGCCAAGGTCGCGCCGCGCGAGAAAGAGTTAAGGAACACTGGCGGCAGCGGCCGGTCGAACTGCCACGAATGGGTGCCCGCCGAATAGCGCAGCCGCACCGAGAAAGCGTCCTGCCAGTCCGCCCCGCGCGCGTAGAAGGCCACGTGCTCGATCTCGCCGTCGGTCCGCAGACCGTCACCGTGATAGTTCGAGAGCGCACCGACCATGCCCGGCGTGGACGAAAACTTGCTGCAGCCTCCGGAGAAGTGCGCCGTCGCGCCTTTGGCATCGGCGACGATCTGGACCACGCCGCGCGCCTCGTCCGAGGACACCGTCCAGGCTGGCGGGCCGGCGGGCACGACAGGCGCGGGAACCGCTACCGGCTTCGGCGCCGGCTTGGCCGCAGGTTTGGGAGCGGCAGGCCTCGGCGCAGCGGGCTTGGGGGCGGCAGGTCGGGCTGGACGGGCAGCGGGCACCGGCTGCGCTGTGGCGGCCGCTACCGGGATGGCAGCCAGCAGTAGAGCGGCAGTCTTAAGCGCGGGCGTGGCAAAAGTCATCGTCTTGGTCCCTTCAGCGGGCAAAGTAGTCGCGCCGGAAGTCCGTGGCAAAGGCCGCGAACCGGCTTTCCGCAATGGCGTCACGCATGGCCTGCATCAGCTGTTGGTAGAAGCTCAGGTTGTGCTCGGTCATCAGCATCGGGCCGAGAATTTCCCCTGCCTTGATCAGGTGATGCAGATAGGCGCGTGAATAGGTGCCACAGGTCGGGCAGATGCAGCGCTCGTCGAGCGGCGCCGTGTCCTCGGCATGCTTGGCGTTCCTCAGGTTGAGCGGCCCGTTCCAGGTGAAGGCCTGGCCGTTGCGGCCCGAGCGGCTTGGCAGCACGCAGTCGAACATGTCGACTCCGCGCATCACCGCGCCGACGAGATCGTCGGGCTTGCCTACGCCCATCAGGTAGCGCGGCCGGTCTGCTGGAAGCTGGGCAGGTGCGAAGTCGAGCGTGGCGAACATGGCCTCCTGCCCCTCGCCCACGGCAAGCCCGCCGATCGCGTAGCCATCGAAGCCGATGTCGCGCAGGGCATCGGCGCTTTCCTTGCGCAATCCCTCGTCCAGCGCCCCCTGCTGGATACCGAACAGCGCCGAAGCCTCGGCGTGCTCGCCACCGGCATCGAAAGCATCGCGGCTGCGTTTGGCCCAGCGCATCGACATGGCCATCGACCTGGCGATGACATCGCGGTCCTGGTCGGCGCGCGGGCACTCGTCGAAGGCCATGACGATGTCCGAGCCCAGCAGCCGCTGGATCTCCATCGATCGCTCGGGGCTCAGCATGTGCCGCGAGCCATCGAGGTGGCTGGCAAAGGTCACGCCCTCCTCGGTGATCTTGCGCAGGTCAGACAGGCTCATGACCTGATAGCCGCCGCTGTCGGTCAGGATCGGGCGCGGCCAGTTCATGAACTTGTGCAGCCCGCCGAGCCGCGCAACGCGCTCGGCACCCGGCCGCAGCATCAGGTGATAGGTGTTGCCGAGGATGATGTCGGCACCCGTCGCGCGCACCGCTTCGGGCTTCATCGCCTTGACAGTCGCAGCCGTGCCGACCGGCATGAAAGCCGGTGTGCGGATCTCGCCGCGGTTCATCTGGATCGTGCCGGTACGGGCCTTGCCGTCTGTGGCGTGGATGGTGAAGGCGAAACGGGTCATTGCCGCTGCCTATAGAGCCTAACGCGAAGCATGCCAGCGCCGTTGAGAAGGCTCGCCGACGTGCTACCAAGGTGAAGAACAGAATCGCCGGGAGCGGAAAGAACCATGAACGACACCGAAGAGCTGGATTTCTTCTCCGACCCCGGCGTGGCGAACGACAACCCCGGCTACGTCGCGGCGATGCGCGGCAAGTGCCCCGTGCTGCGCGAACCGCACCACGGCGTCTTCATGGTCACCGGCTACGACGAGGCGATGGAAGTGCTGTCGACACGCGCCTCGTCGTTCTCCTCCGCCGTCGCCGTGACGGGACCGATCCCGCCGCTGCCTTTCACCCCCGAAGGCGACGACCTGCGCGAACAGGTCCGCGCCAATCGCCCCAACATGCCCTGGACCGAACACCTCGCGACGATGGACGGCGAGGAGCACCAGAAGAACCGCGCGCTGCTCTCGCAATTGCTGACTCACAAGCGACTCAAGGCCAACGAGGAGTTCGTCGCCGGCCTCGTAATCCGCCTCGTCGACAAGGTCATCGACCAGGGCGGCTGCGAGATCACCGAAGACTTTGCCCATGCCCTCTCAACGCTGGTCATCGCCGACCTGCTCGGCGTGCCCGAGGAGGAACACGCCGACCTCATCAACCTGATCGGCCTGCCGCCGACGCAGATGGGCGGCGACGAGGAGCACAAGGTCCAGGCCGATCCGCTGTCCTGGCTGCACGACCGGTTCAAAGGCTATCTGCTCGACCGCCAGGCCAACCCGCGCGACGACATGATGACCGACCTCGTCCAGTCGCTCTACAAGGACGGCTCCAAGCCGACGATCGAGCGGCTGACCCGCCTCGCCTGCTTCCTGTTCGGCGCCGGGCAGGACACTTCGGCGCGGCTCGTTGCCTTCTCGTTCCGCGTCCTGGGCGACAATCCCGAAGTCCAGGCGCAGCTCCGCGCCAATCCCGAACGCATCCCCGAATTTATCGAGGAAGTGCTGCGCACCTCCTACCCGGTGAAGACGCTGTCGCGCCTTGCGGTCGAGCCGACTGAAGTCGGCGGCGTCGCGATCCCCGCGGGATCGGTCGTCACGGTCAACATCGGGGGCGCCAATCTCGATCCGCGGCATTTCGCCGATCCCGACAGGTTCGATTTCAACCGGCCCGGCGTACGCGACAACATCTCGTTCAGCCGCGGCACCCACGCCTGCATCGGCGCGCCGCTGGCACGGATGGAAGTGCGGGTAGCTCTCGAACAGTTCCTGGCGCGGACATCGGACATCCGAATTTCGGAAGCGCACCACGGGCCGCGCGAGGCGCGCCGCTATGCCTATGAGCCGACCTACCTGCTGTCGGGTCTCCAGGCGCTACATGTGGAGTGGGACAAGGCCTGACACCGATGGAAGAAGCCGACTGGTACTTCGACGTCGTCTCGCCGTTCGCCTACCTGCAATGGAAGAGCCGCGCGCGGCTGGATGGCCGCCTTCGCCTGCGGCCCGTGCCGATCGTGCTAGGCGCCCTTCTGACGCACTGGGGTCAGAAAGGGCCGGCCGAGATCGCCCCGAAGCGGCTGCACACCTATCGCGCCTGCCAGTGGCGCGCGACCGAGCTGGGCGTGCCATTCCGCTTTCCGCCAGCCCATCCGTTCAATCCCATTGCCGCGCTGCGGCTGATCGTGGCACTCGACAACCGGGAGGACGCAGTCGATGCGGTCTTCGATGCCGCGTTCCGCGACGGCCGCGACGTTGCCGCCATCGAGGTTCTGGAAGAGATCGGCCGAGGGCTCCGCGTCAGCGACGTGGCCGGTCTGATCGGCACTGCCGAGGTCAAGCAACGTCTGCGCGAGAACACCGAAACAGCGCAAGCCCGCGGTGTCTTCGGCGTGCCGACTGTTGCGCTGCGCGGCGAGTTGTTTTGGGGTGAGGACGCAACCGGCATGCTGCTCGGGTTTCTCGCCAACCCGGAACTGTTCCAGTCGTCCGAGATGAAAGCGCTCGAGGCCATACCGGTGGGTGCCCAGCGCAAGTAAACGAAGGCCCCTCCTCCGCGGAGAAGGGGCCTGTCGCAATCAATCGGCGAGCCAGTTGCCGTGGAAGCCCGGCGGCACGCGGTGCGGGATGTGGACCCGCGCCACCGGCTCAGCCGCCATGTCCGCAGCCTCGAGGATGACCAAGTCGGTCGTCTCGTTGGTGGTGTCGATGACATAGCCCATCATCCAGCCATCACCTTCGGGTGCATCGGCGCCGCGCGGAACGAAGACGAATTCGCCGGGCACCTTGCCGGGGCCGAAGTGATGCGCGGTCTGCTCGCCTGTCACGAGGTCGTGGCGGTAGAGCGGCTGCTCGCCGAGGAACACCGGATTGTGTGTCGGCAGGCCGATCGCCCAGGCATAGCGGTAGTCCTGCGCGAAAAAGCGCTCGTCGGGTCGCGGGAACTCCTGCGGGGCCGGATCGATCGTCAGGCGTTCCATCCCACCGGTTGCCGGATCGAGTACCCAGCGCTCGAAACCGCGTGACTTGCCGGTAGGTCCCTGACCGTCGCCGTCGAACATCGAGTCGTAGACGTCGAGGTCCACCACGACCTTACCGTCCTCCCGGTCGAAGCTGTTGGCGACGTGGAAGACGTAGCAGGGGTCGACTTCGCACCAGACGATGTCCTCTGCCGCCCCATCCCGCGGCAGCAGGCCGACGCGGGCGCCGTGCTCGGGATTCCAGCGATAGGGAAACTGCGCCCCGCCGATCAGCGCCCTCATCGAGAAGGTCACCGGCAGATCGAAGATCAGGACATACTTCGCCGTGATCGTCAGATCGTGGATCGAAGGGCCGTTCTTCACCGGGATCGCCAGTTCGCGCAAAACCTTGCCCGTCCTGTCGATGACGACGTGCCAAACCGTGTCGGGCGTCATCGCGTCATAGGTGATCGCATGGAGTTCGCCAGTCAGCGGATCCTCGTGCGGGTGCGCGGTGAACGGGCCTTTCAGACCACCCCCGAAATCGCTGTAGGCGATCGATTCCAGCTCGTCCGACAGCTCGACCGGGAACGATCCCGCCTCGACCAGCGCCAGCGTCTTGCCGGCGACCTGGATGACGTTGGTGTTGACCCCGTCGTTCTTGTTGCGGCGCGGACCCGGTGCCGCCTTGGGGCCGCCCTCGCCTTCGAGCTCCTGCGAGCGGATGTAACGGTTGCGGTACCACTCGGCCTTGCCATCCCGCAGGCGCAGACCGTGGACCATGCCGTCGCCGACGAACCAGTGGTAGCCGCGCGGATCGGGCTTGAACGGGTTGGGCCCAATGCGGACGTAGCGGCCCGAGAGCTCGGGCGGGATCGTGCCGGTGACCGCGAGGTCGGTCAGCGTCCGCTCCTCGTGCATCGGCGTATGGATGCCGGTGAGGAAGCGGTGCGGCTTGTCCTCGTCCTGCCGGCGGCGATTGATACCCGCGATGGCCTCGACGCCCTTGGTGACGACGCTGCGGATCGTGTCTTCGACTGCGCTTGTCATTTGCGACTCTCCATGCAATGTTGATGGCGTCAACATACGCGGAATGATAACAGTGTCAACATTGAATGAGGCGAGCCGGGCCTATCACCATGGCGACCTGCGCAGTGCCCTGATCGAAGCGGGTATGAAAGCGCTGGAAACCACCGATCCGGGCGAGATATCGCTACGCCAGCTGGCGCGCGAGGTCGGGGTTTCGGCCACGGCGGTCTACCGCCACTTCCCAGACAAGCGCGCGCTGCTGGTAGCCCTCGCCGATAGCGGGCTCGCCATGCTGGCCGAGGAGCAGTACGCCGCCGCGGATGCCGCGGGCGGCGGCGAGGCGGGTTTCGCCGCTACGGGCCGCGCCTACGTTCGCTTCGCCATCGCCCATCCGGGGGTGTTCCGGCTGATCTTCACCCATGCCGGTGCGGGCGATGGCCCCGAGCTGAATCAGGATAATCCGGCCGCCATGCTCCTGCGCGCCAACTCCCAGGCCAAGGGCGGCGGCGATCCGGAAGCGGCGCAGGCGATCATGGTCCGGTCCTGGGCCATCGCCCACGGCCTCGCCATGCTGATCCTCGACGGCCATCTTCCAGCGAACGACGCGATGATCGAAGCGGCGATGCCCTCGGCGAAGTGCTAGGTGCGCGCTTTAGGTTCTCAGGCGCCAGCCCGTTTTGAAAATCAGTGCAATCACGCCGATGCAGAGCGCCAGGAACACGAAGGTTATGCCCGTCGCCACGCCGAAATTGACGTCGGCCTCGCCGAAGAAGGTCCAGCGCAGCCCGTTGACCAGATAGACCACCGGGTTGAACAGCGTCACCGTGCGCCAGGGCTCTGGCAGCATGGCGACCGAATAGAAGGTGCCGCCGAGGAAGGTCATCGGCGTCAGCACCAGCATCGGCACGACCTGCAACTTCTCGAAGCCGTCTGCCCAGCAGCCGAGGATGAAGCCCAGCAGCGAGAAGGCCATGGCGCTCAGCACGATGAAGAACGCCGCCCAGAATGGATGCGCGACCGGGTAGTCGACGAAGAGCCGCGCGGTGATGAGGATGATCACCGCCAGGATCACCGACTTGGTCACCGCCGCGCCGACGAAGCCGATCAGCGTCTCGGCCACGCCGAGCGGCGCCGACAGCAGTTCATAGACCGTCCCGGTGAACCGCGGCAGGTAGATGCCGAAGCTGGCATTGGCCGTGCTTTCGGCCAGGATCGTCAGCATCAGCAGGCCCGGCACGATGAAGGCGGCATAGGGCACGCCGCCCATCGTCGAGATCTTCTGGCCGATCGCCCCGCCGAAGACGATGAAGTAAAGCGAGGTCGTCAGCACCGGTGTCAGGATCGACTGAAACAACGTCCGCCAGGTCCGGGCCAGCTCGAAGCGATAGATCGCCCAGGTGCCGCGCAGGTTGAAGCTCATGGCTGCGTCTCCGCCGGGTCGTGGTGATGATGATTGCGGCCGATCAGATCGACGAAAATGTCCTCGAGGCTCGATTCGTGGACGTCGATCCCGGTGAAGTCGATGTCCTCGGCAAGCAGCGCCTTGAGCAGCGGGGCCACCTCGCCCTCACCCGCGCCGTGATAGCAGAGCACCCTGCCCTCGTCCTCGATCGCCAGGCCGAATTTCTCGAGCGATGGCGGGATCGCAGCGAGCGGCTGCGCCAGCGCGATCTTCGCCTCGGTACGGCCGAGCCGGGCCATCAGTTCGCGCTTTTCCTCGACGAGCTGAAGTACACCACGGTCGATCACGCCGACGCGGTCGGCCATTTCCTGGGCTTCCTCGATGTAATGGGTCGTCAGGATAATCGTGACGCCTTCATCGCGCAGTTGCGCGATCAGCTGCCACATGTCTCGGCGCAGCTCCACGTCGACGCCGGCGGTGGGCTCGTCGAGGAACAGCAGGTCGGGATCGTGGGCCAAGGCCTTGGCGATCAGCACTCGGCGCTTCATGCCGCCCGACAGTTCCGAAATGCGCTTCTCGCGCTTGTCCCACAGCGAAAGCGACTTCAGCAACCGCTCGATCTTGGCAGGATCGGGACTGCGGCCGAACAGCGCCCGGCTGTGCGTCACCGCCTGCAGGACATATTCGAACATGTCGACCGAGAGCTCCTGCGGCACGAGCCCGATCCGCGCGCGCGCCTTGCGCCAGTCCTTTTTCATATCGAGCCCGAAGGCCCGCATTGTGCCGCCGCTCGGCCGCACGAGCCCGCAGACGAGCCCGATCAGCGTAGTCTTGCCCGCGCCGTTGGGACCTAGCAGCGCGAAGATCTCGCCCTTCCTGATCGTCAAATTTGTGGGCTGAAGCGCGGTGACACCGCCGGCATAGGTCTTGGTCAGACCTTCGAGTTCCAGAATCGCATCCATCTGCCCACAGATGCGGTTACTTGTTGAAACCTTCAAGGCAACAAACTGTGTCCGCCTCCTTCACCCCCGGCGTGCGGGCCGTTGCGGGACAATCAAGGTCAGAATTTTTTAACCATGTTCGCCTAGACGGCTCGGCAGGGGTTGGCATGTCGGAGTACGTGCAATGACCTCTATTTCCCAAAACAGTTCCTGCAATCCGCGATCGTCGATGGATGCCCGGATCTCTGCCGCGGTATCGTCGGGCTCGATCAGCGCGACCGATCAGACCGCTCTCAGTTCCGCCCTCGATTCGATCGACAGCAGCCTCTCGGCAGACCGCACGAGCGGTACCAAGCCGGCGGGCGGCATTAAGGACCGCGTCGATGGCCTGATCGATCAGCAGGTAAAGGACGGCAAGCTCACCGACGACCAGGCGGGCGAGCTGAAGAAGCTTTTCGCCGAGGGCCCACACGGGCATCACGGGCGCGCGGGCGGTCCGCCGCCGGCCGACCTGACATCGTCCTCGACCGATGTATCCTCGGACGGGACTTCGTCGACCGACGCTACGGCCACCACCGAAGACGCTGCCCAGGAAATGCTCCTGGCCTTCCTGCAGCAGCTTCGCAGCCAGCTTGGCGGGAGTGACACCTACGATACGAAATCGGCCAATTCGACGACTTCGTCGAGCACGGCCACCTCGGGGCTCGTCCTCGACACGAAGATCTAGATTGCATTCGGCCGGGCCCTTTCGCGGAACGCGTCAGGGTCCGGCTATCCCGGCATAAGCAGGCTGGAATCGCCATAGCTGTAGAACCGATAGCCTTCAGCGATCGCGTGGGCATAGGCCAACTGCATCCGTTCGATGCCCATCAGCGCACTAACCAGCATGAACAATGTTGACTTCGGCAGGTGGAAGTTGGTCATCAGGCCGTCGATCGCGCGGAACCGGTAGCCCGGCGTGATGAAGATCGCAGTGTCGCCGTCGAAGGGACGGATCATTCCGTCCTCGCCCGTCGCGCTTTCGAGCAGGCGCAGGCTTGTGGTGCCGACCGCGATCACCCGGCCGCCGGCAGCCCGCGCGGCATTGAGGCGATCGGCCGTGGCCTGGTCGATCCGGCCCCATTCGGCATGCATCGCGTGGTCGGCGGTGTCCTCGGCCTTGACCGGCAGGAAGGTTCCCGCGCCGACGTGCAGCGTCAGCGTCTCGTGGCCGACTCCCGCTTCATCCAACGTCGCCAGAAGCTCGGGTGTAAAGTGCAGCGCTGCTGTAGGTGCCGCCACCGCACCGTCGCGAGCCGCGAACATGGTCTGGTAATCGCTGCGGTCGGCGGCATCAGTCGGACGCTTGCCGGCGATATAGGGCGGCAGCGGCATCTGCCCCGCGCGTTCGAGCAGGACCTCGACCGGCTCGTCGCCGGCAAAGGCCAGCGTCCAGCTGCCATCGGCGTGGCGCTCCTCGGCGATCGCCATGACATCGGCGGGGAAGTCGATCCGGTCGCCCTCATGCAGCCGCTTGGCGTTGCGCACGAAGGCCTGCCAGCGGCGCAGGTCGATCCGTTTATGCAAGGTCGCGCCGATCCGTGCTTCGCCGCGCCGTCCTTCGAGCTGGGCGGGAATGACGCGGGTGTCGTTGAACACGAGCACGTCGCCGCGACGCAGCAGGCCGGGCAGATCGCGCACATGGCGGTCGAGAAGTGGCTCATTGGCTGCCACCACGAGCATCCGCGCCGCATCGCGCGGGCGCACGGGACGCAGTGCTATCCGCTCCGGGGGAAGCTGGAAATCGAAGAGGTCGACGCGCATGCGGCGCGCCTAGCGCGTCTTGGAAATCAATTCGACTTCGAATTGCTCAGCTGGTCCGCCGTGATCGCCGGCGCAGCGACCGGTGCCGTGGCGACCGGCGGCGGCACGCCTTCGCTCGCCAGCGAGGCGTGGACGATCTTGGTCGGGTTCGCCGGCGGCTCGCCGCGCTCGATGCGGTCGACGGTGTCCATGCCGCTGATCACGCGGCCGAAGACAGTGTACTTCTTGTCGAGCGCGAAGCGCGGATAGAACACGATGAAGAACTGGCTGTTGGCGCTGTCGGGCGCGTCGGTGCGCGCCATCGAGACCGTGCCGCGGACATGCGGCATCGGGTTGAACTCGGCCTTCAGGTCCGGAAGCTTCGATCCGCCCTGGCCGGTTCCGGTCGGATCGCCGGTCTGCGCCATGAAGCCGTCGATCACGCGGTGGAAGATGATCCCGTCGTAGAAATGCTCCGCGACCAGCGTCTTGATCCGCTCGACATGGTTCGGCGCCCAGGACGGCATCAACCGGATCATGACCCGGCCGCCGTTCGACAGGTCGAGTACGAGCACGTCCTGCGGATCGTGCGCCGGGTTTTGATCGATCACCGTCTGATAGGTCTTGGCAGGAGACGGCGGCGCGACGACGGGCGCTTTCTTCGCCAGTGCCGGCGCGGCGATCAGCGACAGGCCGAGGAACAGGGAAGCAGACAGACGGGATTTCATTCGGCAGCACTCACCCAGGAGCAGGCCGGTGGCAGCGAGGCCCCCGGGCATTCGATGGGCGCTCCGATAGCCTTCCCGAACTGTCATGGCAATGAACGGAAACAGACGCGCAGGGGATTGCTGGCCCGGATCAGTATTCGCCGAGCCGGCCGGTCTGCTCTATCCGCGCCATCACGTCGTCGCGGACGGTCGGGCTGACGAAGTTCGCGATGTCTCCGCCGAACAGCGCGATCTCCTTGACCAGCTTCGAGGCGATCGGCTGCAGGCTGACGTCGGCCATCAGGAAGATCGTCTCGATATTGGCGTTGAGCTGCTGGTTCATGCCCGCCATCTGGTACTCGTATTCGAAATCCGCGACCGCGCGCAGGCCCCGGACGATGACGCTGGCGCCCTGCTTCTCGGCAAAGCGCATGAGCAGCGCGTTGAAGCCGACTACGTCGACGTTGTCGATCCCCATGGCGGTGACTTCGCGCCGCACCATGTCCATCCGTTCCTCGGGCGAGAACATCGGGCTTTTCGAGATATTGGTGGTGACGCCGATGATCAGCCGGTCGACCAGCTTGGCGCCGCGGCGAATGATGTCGGCATGACCGAGCGTGATCGGATCGAAGGTGCCCGGATAGACGCCAATCCGCTGTCCAGCAGTCATCAATGGTCCCTTTCGACGATATAGCGAGCAAGCGCGCGCAGCAGGTCGGCTTCTACGCCGTGGCTGGCCAGTTGTGCCACTGCCTGATCAACCAGCATGCGCGCCTGCGCCCTGGCACGATCGGGCCCGAGCAGCGAGACGAAGGTCTCCTTGCCGGCCTCGGCATCCTTGCGCAGTGCCTTCCCCGCGGCTTTCTCGTCGCCCTCGTGATCGATCAGGTCGTCGGCAATCTGGAAGGCGAGGCCGATGTCGCGAGCATAGCCGCGCAGGTGCGTGCGCCCCTCGGGCGGCACCTTGCCCAGGATCGCGCCCATTTCGACCGAGGCGCCGAGCAGGGCACCGGTCTTGAGTTGCTGCAGGCGTGTGATCGTCTGGAGATCGAAAGTGCTGGTCTCGGCCACGATGTCCATCATCTGGCCGCCGGCCATACCCTGGAAGCCGCTCGCCCCGGCGAGCGTCGCGACAAGTTCGATACGGGTGAACGGATCGCCGCTGGTCGCCAC
The window above is part of the Novosphingobium sp. G106 genome. Proteins encoded here:
- the rpsD gene encoding 30S ribosomal protein S4 — its product is MSKRNSSKYKLDRRMGENIWGRPKSSVNRRSYGPGQHGQRRKSKISDYGIQLRAKQKLKGYYGDVTEKQFKATYQEAARMKGDTGQNLIGLLEQRLDMVVYRAKFAPTIFSARQIVSHGHIRVNGVKCNIASRRVRPGDIVSLGNKAKEMALIAEALTLPEREVPDYVASDGTDKITFVRVPTLDEVPYPVRMEPNLVVEFYSR
- a CDS encoding chorismate mutase gives rise to the protein MPEQPLAPEDCQTMLDVRAGVDALDAELINLLARRFGYMRAAARIKPNRDAVRDEPRKAEVIGNAVALAQAEGLPTELIGRLWEQLVEGCIAYELGEWDSARGA
- a CDS encoding cytochrome P450, which produces MNDTEELDFFSDPGVANDNPGYVAAMRGKCPVLREPHHGVFMVTGYDEAMEVLSTRASSFSSAVAVTGPIPPLPFTPEGDDLREQVRANRPNMPWTEHLATMDGEEHQKNRALLSQLLTHKRLKANEEFVAGLVIRLVDKVIDQGGCEITEDFAHALSTLVIADLLGVPEEEHADLINLIGLPPTQMGGDEEHKVQADPLSWLHDRFKGYLLDRQANPRDDMMTDLVQSLYKDGSKPTIERLTRLACFLFGAGQDTSARLVAFSFRVLGDNPEVQAQLRANPERIPEFIEEVLRTSYPVKTLSRLAVEPTEVGGVAIPAGSVVTVNIGGANLDPRHFADPDRFDFNRPGVRDNISFSRGTHACIGAPLARMEVRVALEQFLARTSDIRISEAHHGPREARRYAYEPTYLLSGLQALHVEWDKA
- a CDS encoding 2-hydroxychromene-2-carboxylate isomerase, encoding MEEADWYFDVVSPFAYLQWKSRARLDGRLRLRPVPIVLGALLTHWGQKGPAEIAPKRLHTYRACQWRATELGVPFRFPPAHPFNPIAALRLIVALDNREDAVDAVFDAAFRDGRDVAAIEVLEEIGRGLRVSDVAGLIGTAEVKQRLRENTETAQARGVFGVPTVALRGELFWGEDATGMLLGFLANPELFQSSEMKALEAIPVGAQRK
- a CDS encoding carotenoid oxygenase family protein; the protein is MTSAVEDTIRSVVTKGVEAIAGINRRRQDEDKPHRFLTGIHTPMHEERTLTDLAVTGTIPPELSGRYVRIGPNPFKPDPRGYHWFVGDGMVHGLRLRDGKAEWYRNRYIRSQELEGEGGPKAAPGPRRNKNDGVNTNVIQVAGKTLALVEAGSFPVELSDELESIAYSDFGGGLKGPFTAHPHEDPLTGELHAITYDAMTPDTVWHVVIDRTGKVLRELAIPVKNGPSIHDLTITAKYVLIFDLPVTFSMRALIGGAQFPYRWNPEHGARVGLLPRDGAAEDIVWCEVDPCYVFHVANSFDREDGKVVVDLDVYDSMFDGDGQGPTGKSRGFERWVLDPATGGMERLTIDPAPQEFPRPDERFFAQDYRYAWAIGLPTHNPVFLGEQPLYRHDLVTGEQTAHHFGPGKVPGEFVFVPRGADAPEGDGWMMGYVIDTTNETTDLVILEAADMAAEPVARVHIPHRVPPGFHGNWLAD
- the tgt gene encoding tRNA guanosine(34) transglycosylase Tgt, producing MTRFAFTIHATDGKARTGTIQMNRGEIRTPAFMPVGTAATVKAMKPEAVRATGADIILGNTYHLMLRPGAERVARLGGLHKFMNWPRPILTDSGGYQVMSLSDLRKITEEGVTFASHLDGSRHMLSPERSMEIQRLLGSDIVMAFDECPRADQDRDVIARSMAMSMRWAKRSRDAFDAGGEHAEASALFGIQQGALDEGLRKESADALRDIGFDGYAIGGLAVGEGQEAMFATLDFAPAQLPADRPRYLMGVGKPDDLVGAVMRGVDMFDCVLPSRSGRNGQAFTWNGPLNLRNAKHAEDTAPLDERCICPTCGTYSRAYLHHLIKAGEILGPMLMTEHNLSFYQQLMQAMRDAIAESRFAAFATDFRRDYFAR
- a CDS encoding ABC transporter ATP-binding protein, yielding MDAILELEGLTKTYAGGVTALQPTNLTIRKGEIFALLGPNGAGKTTLIGLVCGLVRPSGGTMRAFGLDMKKDWRKARARIGLVPQELSVDMFEYVLQAVTHSRALFGRSPDPAKIERLLKSLSLWDKREKRISELSGGMKRRVLIAKALAHDPDLLFLDEPTAGVDVELRRDMWQLIAQLRDEGVTIILTTHYIEEAQEMADRVGVIDRGVLQLVEEKRELMARLGRTEAKIALAQPLAAIPPSLEKFGLAIEDEGRVLCYHGAGEGEVAPLLKALLAEDIDFTGIDVHESSLEDIFVDLIGRNHHHHDPAETQP
- a CDS encoding TetR/AcrR family transcriptional regulator, which codes for MITVSTLNEASRAYHHGDLRSALIEAGMKALETTDPGEISLRQLAREVGVSATAVYRHFPDKRALLVALADSGLAMLAEEQYAAADAAGGGEAGFAATGRAYVRFAIAHPGVFRLIFTHAGAGDGPELNQDNPAAMLLRANSQAKGGGDPEAAQAIMVRSWAIAHGLAMLILDGHLPANDAMIEAAMPSAKC
- a CDS encoding ABC transporter permease, whose protein sequence is MSFNLRGTWAIYRFELARTWRTLFQSILTPVLTTSLYFIVFGGAIGQKISTMGGVPYAAFIVPGLLMLTILAESTANASFGIYLPRFTGTVYELLSAPLGVAETLIGFVGAAVTKSVILAVIILITARLFVDYPVAHPFWAAFFIVLSAMAFSLLGFILGCWADGFEKLQVVPMLVLTPMTFLGGTFYSVAMLPEPWRTVTLFNPVVYLVNGLRWTFFGEADVNFGVATGITFVFLALCIGVIALIFKTGWRLRT